From the Solea solea chromosome 7, fSolSol10.1, whole genome shotgun sequence genome, the window GCAAAAATATCTTTTATGCAACAGGTTAGTGCTTTTGTTCCATtacttcatttttctttttcttctcagtaatgaaaacaataactgcatttatttgtcaaacacagcacatttattgattttatcTCCTCATCTCAAATCcatttcagtaaataaaagaatgtGTGGACGTAAACATCACTCAGGAATAATGACTTCAGTTTTACAAACctacaattattataataagatATTCTACAGTGTGTTTTGTCTTATGATGACATAAGTCATAGTCAAGTGTCTATTAAAAAATGCCttcagtgacatttgtgaaaCATCCATTCAGGAGGTGCAGTGTGAGAGGATAATATTTAGTGATTATAATGAAGACACAGCAACATTTTCAGCTTGTTGACTAATATATCAcagctacaaacacacactaaaaaaacCCTAATATTGACAAGCAGccctgatgtgtgtttgtgtcatcagCATTAACACCACTGGATGATGTCCaatcactgagtgtgtttcctgCATCAGTTTGAAAGTTGTTCACTTATCCACCACCAGAGAGCAGCATACTTTCATTTCAAAGTGCTAGTGAGTCTGCTCTGAAGGTGCACTCAGCTGAgtgaagaagctgctgctgccgctgctgctgctgccgccgctgctgctgctgctggaggctgGAAAAGGTTGATGAGTGAAACACAGAGTTGCTGAGCTTCACTCAAACTTGCGCAGGTGGTTGTAGAGGGACTGGACGTAGGTGAAGACACACATGGGGTCTGGTTTACGGCCCATTATCATCATGTCATCCACCTCGATCAGCCGGTCACAGCCGGCCTTCAGTCTGCAGACACGACGAAACACAAGTCAGGAGGGAAAGGCTTTATAACTGCAACTAGAACTCAACCAACACTGGATTTGttgtggaaaaatgaaaattaaGTCAGcttttcaattaaaatgtatgGCAAATTATAGTAACTGACATtgttaaaaaatattcagtttaagAATATTCACATATGATTTTAAAGTTTCAAGTCTGGGTCACCACGGAAACAAATGGATTGTGAAGTAAATATTATCTTtcagttatttaaatgtttttttaagccaTGACATACAGCATGTGCCATATCTATAGCATGCAGCTCTGTGAAGCTACGCAGTCTAGGCAAAAAGGAATTCACAGCAAACACCTTAAAGAACACAGACGGAAGAATGTTTGTATTGTAGAGAAAAACAGTAGCTTTACAGAGGAccataaaataaatgcacaaaagaaaacaaattaagAATGATTTGCCCACAATAAAGCCAAGACTTTTATTGTTGATGCAGTAAAGGTCTTTCAGTCCCTTAAGGCTCATTCAGCAAATGTCAAGGACCTCAAGTATCTCTAATGCTGTTGCACTGTTTGATGTTTTTGGCTAAATGTTTCACTACTTGCCTGCAGTGAAATTCTTAATACCACTTAAATGAATGTTGAGCTGTAAATGAAGGTACAGACAGCACGCAATGAACTCACTGTAGAGAAAGGATGGGAAACAGCTAACTTCTAAAACCCAGTTATTAACACTTACTATGTCGTTTGTTTGATCTGTACAAAGATCAATGAGGGTTATGTGCAGGACCATGTTCTCAGTCAGAAGCAGGTGCCACAGATGCACTGTTTACAGCTGGAGCTGCTGTGAGGTGAACCAGAGCTCATAACACTCACTCATACTGAACATACTCTAGTCTGTTTTCTGAAATCATTTGTTGTACTGAAGATGCAAAatggatatttatttatttatttatttatttattctattacTTCACCAGTTTCTACTTGTTAATTGGCACTGTACAGCACTATGCTTGTTTTCAGTGCTGTTCAGTGTCTGGCTTGTTGTGGTACGAGTATCTTTGTTGTTCTTCATCCACTAATCATTTGAATGTGTTCATTCAGACACGTTAAagactttgttttgtcctcacaaacagacgtgacatcagtgtgtatttgcataTTGCACAGGGACATGAGATCCTATCACAAGAGGTGTGTCCACTTTTGATTGGATCgctcaggacagatgttaaagggctgtttcacccttttttcccacttggtcCAGTGAAGAATAAACGTAAGCTCCTtgtgatgtttgtttatttcacattcTCATACAGTGctgaaatattatttattttctttactcaTAACACTATAATTTACAGAAACTCAGTGAAGAGCAGcgtgaggcttttatttttttgaaggaAGTGACATTGATGTCGAAAACCCCCCATCAAAATGATCAGTACCACAAAGAAATCTAGGATTAATTAATCTGCATCATGAtatcagaataaaaacataagaaaTCAAAAATCATCTTGACTCACTCCGCAGTTCGGAAGGCTAACTCAAAGTTGTCTTTACGGTTGGCGGGCGACAGAGTGGTGTAGTCAAACTCAGTGGGGAAGAAGGAGTGGACCAAGGCACAGAACGCCATCCCATCACTCCAGGTGGACGAGAAGTTCTGGATATCAATgttctgcagagacacacaaaaacatctgatgatgatgtggcACATGTGTTTCCTTGAGTGTCATTTCATAAACCTCCAGAGACTTCCGGAGGTATAAAAGAACATGACGTGTAAAACTGACACCCGGGTTAGACCGTCAAAAAGTCATGTGGTGTCTAGTCTGTAATCATGATGGATAAAACagactttcctctcctcccctgcTTTTTCATGCTTTTGAACTCATGTCATTTTAAGGCTGCCCTTCATTAGTCTACAGTTTGCCTTGAATGAAATGCAGCATGTCAAGTCATTGGACGAGCatctctctcttgtgtgtgtgtgtgtgtgtgaatgtttattGCTGTCAGTTAATAAGAGTTCTGCCTGACTCCGGTCATAATTAGAGCCACATGGAGCCGCTGGCACAGAGTGCTGTGGAAGAAAATGGTACCAGAGTGTAGTAATATGTCAGTGGAGTCACTCATGACCTTAACTACCTCAGCcctgatctctctctcacacacacacacacacacacacacacaggtttgtgcacgtcatccctaatcttaaccataaccagctgAAGCCACACACTAACCTTAACCGAACCATAATTCAAATCTAAGCCCTAATCTTAAACAGTtctttagaaatgaggttctgatggttctcattaggaccaggttttggtctccatgaggactactggtgctgacaaggtcagagtttatgccagaaaaggtcagaaaagggtaacaaagcacaaacacactcacacacacctaaatTCACAACAATACTTGAGCCCATTTACAACGACATGCGTAAAATTTACTCTCACGTTAAACAATCTGAAGAAAATGGATTCAGCGTCTGTCTCAGAGTTATAGACAAGAAAATTGATACCACATTCATGACGGTGCAGCACGTAGACCTGCAGAGCTGGAGCCAGGAGGAAAAAAGCCGCTAGCACGAGTCTGGCTCTGCCCAAAGGTAAGAAAATCCATCTATTCTCATGTTGACAGCTCATTAACTCTTTCCCCTTTAACATTTACCCCAAGATATAGTTTTTATGCTTTCATGGTGGAGTTGGATGTGTAACTGTATCTGTGTGAACATTTATGAAATAAATCCATGCATCACAGTGACATTTCCAAGCAGCTAGAACATCTTTACATTGTTGTTTGTGGAAGGTTATTACAAATTAGAGTAAATGTGACATAGGGTTTGAAACGTATTAtctgaaacaacacaattatcaAATCataaaggctgcaatttaattgTTAATTAAGTTATATGCCAATTAAAAATGCATAACATACCATAAATAGGTGAAAAGAATACATATAAGTTGCCATCCTTGTATTTAGCATATAGTtcatttgtaataaataaacaattatcTCATAATATCTGTctcaatgtttttattatggttTAGCCCGAATGTAATAATTATGTAAGgatgaaatattcaaatatttgtcTGAAACTTTATATGAATTATAAAGGTGAAAGTGCACAGTATGAGgacaatgtaaacatgttcTCTCAGTCTCACTAAGTCAACACAAAGGTACTGTGTTATTCCATATTTAAAACCACTGCATAGAAGAACATTCAAACCAGTATCTACTtcacgatacgatacaatacacggtccacgataccaataatatcacgatacttccattctgtgataatcaatacaaTCATTAAGCGATAAATCACGacatctgtctaactgaagaaaacaaaacaaagtgcaggatttctctatttattaaCAACATAGAGAATAAAGAGCATAAAGTCAATGTGTTGAAAGTGGATGGGGGTGGGGCacgtttcccctcattcatttacGTCGAGCGAGTTAAACTGGCAGAGGCTGTTTACTTTACAGCGCCTTCATTTGTGAACTAGAATactgatatttgccctggtgtaacaattattgacaataatatataaccatattgatattttgacccaccacTCATATCTACTGTGGTTGTTTATTTtgacacagcacaacacaagcTCTGAGCAAATGTACAGGCGTCTTGACTGCTGTGATTAACTGTTTAACTTTGTGTTGTTATGAAGAGAGATGGGCGAGCGGCATCTGGTCTTAATCCTAAACTAGGCTAGAAAGAGCACAGTTGTAAGATTGACACTGGATTTTGTCATTTAACTCTCAGAAAGAAAGCAAATGAGGCATTTTTCATAGATCTTTTTTGTCAGAGTAACATAATTATGACATGACTGCACAGGAACATCAGGGGGACTAACAGCAGGAACACATGTGGACAAGTATAACATGCATCTTTAATATGCTCTGGTGAAACGACTCTCTGAGTCGCTCTGacacaaagtaaaacactttttaaaaaggtgattGACTATGATCTGTCAGTGGTGGAATATTTTTGCAATATGTAGTAAACGGACTAAAGCACTTTAAAGCTTTGAAGCAACGTTCTGAAATATGAACAGACTTATGCTACATGACCTTAAAATGATGGTTATGACACATAATGAATGCTGACTGCACTGTCAGGGCTCGATGCTCCAAGAACCAGCAAAACAGAGGCATGCTCGCTGTCATTAAAGAACACAACTGCCAGTGGAGAAGCAATGGGAAATATTCAGAAATATCTCTTATGTTCTCACAGTTATTTCACAGTTAGACTTTGTAAACCTCTCAGTCACCAACacaaaagtccatagagaaaatcaacaatctTACACATGgcacacagttgttgatcctctgctgcctccaacaGTTAGTTcacgtgtgtttttttacttcaatGTTTGAACTCTTaattcagttttcagtttccagttggaagaGGCTGTCTGACACTGAGCTAAATCAGCAAATACACTGTGCATAGAGTGTCACTAAGTACAATATGTACTGCTACTACAAGAGGAAAAGTGACTGGGCTTGTAACTGCAGGGATGACAGTTCAAATCCTGGGATGCCCTGAGCAAGGCAACCGATCCCTCTCTGCTCCCCAGgcacagtagcagcagtagcagtagttgGTGTTTGACCTTCATTACAATATTtatactttcattcatttatataagACTAAACTGTAAAGTTATGCACCTGGATCATTACTAGATACTCATATATAGTCTCAGTTATGAGTTGATAGTTTTACCTGGTAGCCTATGGTCTTGGAGCGACACCACTCAAGAAGAATCTGTTTGATGCTGCTAGCGCTGGACACCCCAAAACTCTGGGACCGCTTCAGTTTGGGTTTGGACTccactggttttggacgactgTGAAGGAGGAGTTAGAAGAAAGAAGTCAACAAAGATGCGTTTCTAACCTATCACTCGGCCCATGTTACCTGAGTGCAGCATTTACCTGTTACTTGCTTCAGAGTCGAGTCTTTCAAAGATCGATCGACGAGCCTGAGCGCCGATGTTACGAGGCAGAGTCTGTGACCTCACCAGTTCCCGCCTTCTCTCTCCCATCTGCCCATAGGACACGTCACTGCTTATATCTCCATCTCTAGAGGATGGAAGCCCAGAGGGGTCAGACTGTAAGACCGACCTGTGCTGACATAATAACATACGTggctcttttttctttcctcaatCACGTTACCTATCATGCTGCTGTAAGGCTGAGTAGGTCACGGACTTGGCAGGGGCTGAATTAGTCTTCTCTACAAAGGACAAACATTGAGAGTCAATCATACTCATGATGTTTCAGTGTCAGACAGAATACGTGTGCATGTGAAAGCACGGCTCACCCTGAAGGCGGGGAGATCCCAGAGTTCTGATAGGTGTAGGAGTCCATGTCTTCATAGAAGATACTGACagcaacaaagacaaagaaaactgaaagtTAACAGATTTTTACACATAACCTTAATGATGCTGCGTTCATGTTTCATAGAATTAAGTGAGTAAAAACCAGCTACCAGACTGACCTTGAGACTCCTCTATCGTTTGGGGCTGGTTGATGGTTGTCATTGTTTGACCTGGAGATGAGGCCTCAGAGACCGGGGAGGATCGGGAACCCACAGGACTGCTGGGGGAGTTGGGAGAGCCCTTTACGTCTGCTGTCTTAGTTGTGGCGGTGATGGGGAGGTGGGGCATCCGCATTGCGACAGGGGCTGTGTGCTCATGTGGAGAGTCAGCGGGTGGAGCGATCTCGCCGTGTACCAACATTGAATGTTCTAGTTGGACACAAAGATGCAGAATGATCCCTTTACTGGACTCAAAGCTGCACAAATCACTGCTTTCATATGAAAAATGAACCAGAGCACTATGTCCACAGGAGATGTCCTCTAAGTTTTCCAGTATTAGAAACTggttattatctttattatctttattatagGCTACACAGAAAACTATAGTAACTATAGTAAGTGAGCCGGTAATCAGAgaacaaaaaaggtaaaatagtAAATCAGCCTATATGCAAGTTGGACATTAATGacactaataataatgttatgaCTCAATATCTGTTTAATGTGTGACTGCATACGCTATGATTTATtatatgtttgaaataaaatgagcTGTTTAAATTCCACAAATTTTGTATTTGGTTTTGTATAAAATGTCTATAAAGATAGACGAGAACAAAGAGATGGTAAAACCTGACATTCAGGCCCTAATATGTTTCTTCAGCTCTGGGTGCATAATTCAACTAAACAGCAGGTTTTTGTTATGATGTGGAATGAGAAGTGGAAACAGTGGAAACTGTGCACGTTTTCTGGAAAGCCCGCTGATGTCACATTTCCCACTCCCAAAGTTAAAAGCCCCCCACCGACCCCCGACCCCCGACCCCCAAATCCAACATGGCTGTTGTGTGCAGCAGCGCCGAAAGCTGTCGTGATATAAACTGTTATATGAAGTGTTCCTACACAGTTCTGTCTCATTAAAgcagacatacacacaggaCTGAGCATCTTATGTCTGTGGACATGATAGTACACAGTGTTATGAGTGTTGTTATTGTGAGCAATGGTTTACCTTAGCTATAGAaccccacccccctccctcctcctcttcctccaccccTGAAATAATCCAAACCTGAGATGTGTAATGGAACACAGTCAAGTGTGAAGTGATGTCATTCAAATCCAGTCACCTCAGGTCTGAAACACAGGCTTTCTGTTGAAGATTTACAGTCACACGAGACCACAGAGGATTTTATGAGCCGACTCCTCGTGTGTAAATCGATCTCCATCAGTCAAACCCTTAGTGTTCCTGCTGTGACTGCAGACAACCATGAGGAGAGTTGGATCTAAATGGTGTAAAGTGAGTGTGTCACAGTTATAATGTGGTTACCTGTTGTGGTAGCGTGTCCATTCTCCAGGCCAGCATGTGTGGGGGCGGGGTCCACTTCGATTGGCTCTTCTCGCTCAAtgctctgaaacacacacacacacacagagtcataaAGTTTTAACAACAGCACTCTAACACCTGTCACTGTTTTTAAAGGAGCGTGATGTCATATTGGACCCAAACCAGAGACGACAAGAAGAGCTGCTGGGAGATGTTTGATCTAAAACACAGTTTTATGAAGTGCAGTTATTGGGGCTGAACATTTGGGTCATAAAAGTCAAGTGTGCCATTTTCTAAGTGCAtggagcagtttacaaactttagtttccactTAGAAAACATATTCCTTAGTTACTGTAGACTTCATCAACTGTATTAGGTGAATCTTTGGTTCTTtggctgaaatctgtttttcattatGCCTGAGTGATCCCTTTAAGCTTTAATCCTCCTGTATTTTTGCTACAGGgacataaaaatgtacaatttaagaTTTTAAAGTTTTCATAAGTGTCATAGCAccaatgtttttctgtttcaatCAAAGGCAAATAGTTGAatcatgtttctttgttttaagcAAAGCAAACCCAGATGTCTTGTGCTTATTTAATCACCGTTTGAtcatttttttgctctttttcaCCCACACATGGGCTTTTTTGACACGActtcagacaaaacaaaacaaaccaacaaatcaGAGAAGAACGACTCAGCTGGCCAGAATGTCAGACGTGTGACGGCATGGACCTCAGAGAAGCATTGTAAGAGGTGTGAGAGGCACCAGAGTGTTCTGTTCTATTCTCCCCGTGATAAGAACTGGGAAGTCTTTGTTGTAAACcaggtgctgctgtcactgACACGCTCAGTGATGAGGAAAACAGCCAAAATCTGTGCACTGATCTGGCAGCACGACCGCACAAATGACTGAGATCAGGTTATAATGTCAAACATCATTAGCATCCCAGCGCCAGCATCCATGTGACCCTGTCTATTTCCTGAATGTGTGACCAGAGCTCACTTCCCTCTCTCCAAACACAATCAGCTGCATGGAAATAGCTAATGATTGCCTGAGCAGATACTTCTATCTCAGACTCTTTAATGCACACCGCTGCCACTTTCCATGTGGCCCTGTCAGACACATAGAGGGAGCTCGGTGTGTTGATAGCCGTTCTGGCACAGAGCAACACTCCTCGGGTCAACAGTGCAGCACTGATAGCTGTGCTCATTTTGCTGAGGTCACATttcacattgtgtttgtgttgttgtcataAAAGCACTGAAACAGGCTTTTAAGAGACGGAGCACAGCCTCAGGCCGCCGAGCAGCAGATCCTCCGCACTTTGTGTAACAACGAACAAATGAACAGCTGGTTGTATTTCAGACTTGGCTGTCACACTGGAACTAAACATACAAGGTCAGTTTGCACACTGTGTTTGTCTCCGAACATTATTTCACCAGTGATGCATCTGATTCCCCAACTCTGTGTTTAGATAAACTCGGCGTGTTTGGGAGTAAAACTCAAACTTAAGCATCTGCTCAAAAGACGGATAcagctgagaaaaaaagaggaggcgtgtttatgtttacattacaacacatgATACATCAAACCTTCCTCACATATATGCACACTGCCTTTTTCTTCATAGACCAATGATTTCATTTGTAAAGCTGACTGTATCTTCCTTTGgtattatttaagtgttaatatATGGGGTATACAGTAAATAATGCTAGTTATTCCAGTGAGGGGGAATAATAATGGTTTATAATCTATTCTGCTTCACTGTTGGCTGTTCTGTGTCCTGTGTGATCTAATATTGTCTGATATTGTAAGGACTTACACAAACATGCTGTGATTTGGTGTCATATAACTAAAGTAAACTGAATTGACAAAATACACAGCGGTATGATTTGATTTGAGTCCTTTGTCTGTGAGATTGTTATGCCCTGAAATCACTCTAATGAAGGTGAATTATTTATGGATTATTTGTTCACAgagttaaaaacaacacaacataaacacTGTCCTGTTTAGCTTTGATAATCCACACTGCATCGTAAGAGGAACATTGTTTCAGAGAAGAGCTGCTGTTTATGTTCCCACCGTCAAATATCACAGAGCCAGGAATATGACTTTTCATTTAGCTCCATTGTTTTTGGTGGAGGCACAAAGATGGAAATCTGAAAACCTGgacaaacaaaagtgaaactaaccaaacaaagacagaaacctAATACTGTCACActacacacactaacacacacacacacacactaacacacacactttatgcCGTTCTTTACTTGAAATGGCTGGGAGATATGTGTGAATTTGTAAGCTATAAGGATACTGTTGAAGTGTGTGTTCAAACGAggcaaagtgtgtgtgagagagagggagaggaagagagagagggagagagagaagatggtGGGTGAGCAGGAGTTTATTTCATGGAGGAGTGATGACAAAGACACTCCTGAAAATGAGCAACTTCAGGGGAAAACATAGACGGGAACACGTGTGTGCTGCCTGATGAGAAATGGCACAGCGGGACACGAAAGTGAGGTGGAAACAGCTGGAcatgcagcaggaggaggagggagacacATTCAGAAtgtctggctgtgtgtgtgtgtgtgtgtgtgtgtgtg encodes:
- the smtnl gene encoding smoothelin, like; the protein is MEAPTLAEIGDLCHPRSSSPEGETVCAALARYENTLRDAIREIHLDVSAFKFGMERRLEETANLSGPLGRAVALLQQENRQLRSQLEALTQQVELLSGVTCNRSTLINNNNNNSHNHSLNNKNHLGDIQENHQEIKEVVYGKGEAHTQSQAHLHVQPCALGSPAQTYSGLSSQPSPTSPPVTFSSSPSSSSPPAGSRVSSMVTGPVSSSSPSTARFSSRATFAVSSKTNSIEREEPIEVDPAPTHAGLENGHATTTEHSMLVHGEIAPPADSPHEHTAPVAMRMPHLPITATTKTADVKGSPNSPSSPVGSRSSPVSEASSPGQTMTTINQPQTIEESQVSSMKTWTPTPIRTLGSPRLQEKTNSAPAKSVTYSALQQHDRDGDISSDVSYGQMGERRRELVRSQTLPRNIGAQARRSIFERLDSEASNSRPKPVESKPKLKRSQSFGVSSASSIKQILLEWCRSKTIGYQNIDIQNFSSTWSDGMAFCALVHSFFPTEFDYTTLSPANRKDNFELAFRTAELKAGCDRLIEVDDMMIMGRKPDPMCVFTYVQSLYNHLRKFE